The Halictus rubicundus isolate RS-2024b chromosome 5, iyHalRubi1_principal, whole genome shotgun sequence nucleotide sequence CGCGGGTCATCAATGACCCATCAGTCCGTCGGGTCAAAGTTGTGGATAAACAAATAATGTTACTTATTAACCGAGCCGAAAAAATGCACATATTAACTGCAAGTGGTCTTCATAGTTTGTTGAATAGATCAGAGTTTATCGCGGCGACGTTGGTTGGCCAGCGAGCAAAAATCAGTTGCATAGCAACGAGGAAAAGTTTTCGTATACTTGCAAGTATGATATGTAGTGTACTATCGCGGACGTGTTCGGTTCTGATGAATAATTCGatgtcgaaaatattttatagacgTTCGATATTGGTGATTCTTTCGGTAGACATAACATAGTTGCTTTTGAAACTATTTCCACGGATAGGAATTCGCAAACGAAGTTGTTCGTTTCTTCATGGTAGTTGCCAGTTAAGATCTATTCCGTTCAGTTTGTTTTCTGGGTCAGTAGCGCTTCAGTTAAAGTATTCCATTAATACTTGTCCGTTGCACTTGACAAAAGTTATTGTTGCAATTTGTTACAATCGAGGCGAACGATGTTCTTTTTCGCAACAGATAACATTCAAAAGttgttatttttaattgttattgCACATtctctaaattattattttcattgcaGAGTCTTTTTATTTTGATTGAATATAACATGAAATAAGgaacattaaaatttttaattgttgttACGTATACTCCGTATCTTTATATCTTCATTTATGAGTAATATTCATTTTGTTTTAATACAACGTATGATTTATACAGAAATTAATAACTTTTTGAAATTAATATCTTCGTTGTAGGAGTATTTTGTTGTAATAAAACGTGGAATTCATACTGAAATCGTGACCACATCtaaatttaaaattgtattattAGAGTGGGAAGATAATAAGGGGGGTAGGAACAGTTAAATTGCTTAATCGATATTATTTAATGGAAATTTTACAAAACAAACAACGCGATAGTTTCAAAGTGTTCTACGTGGAAGATGCGAACGGTGGCGCTACCTATACGCGACTCAGTCATTCAGTAGTGCCCTGATGTAGGGGTTTGACACGTATGCTCTTCCCTTATTTCCGGATTTGTATAAATGTCAGTTAACCACTGGGAAGATATCGTTGTCTTTCATTTTCACGCGATTTTATCGTGATCAGGTACGTCGAATGCGATCAATACCTATCAGACTGCTGTTGTTGCGAGTGAcatacaaaacacacacccGAGGTCAACATAACCTCAATGTCCATCAATTTCCTAAATAAAACAGTCACACGATCCCATCTCGCGCTGTTCAACAAAGAACTGCATGCCTAACGATTCTAATTTTcctaatttacattttaattttacaGTTCGTAAGAAAAAATTTCCCTGGCAGATTGTACAGCAGTAGCAAAAATGAGTGCGGTCGCAGAGCAACCTTGTTACACACTGATCAACATTCCAACCGACACGGAGCCACTGAACGAGCTCCAGTTGAAGCAGGACCTCGAGAAGGGTGATGTCCACACAAAAATCGATGCTCTCAAGAAGACCATTCACATGATCCTGAGCGGGGAACGCCTGCCGGGGCTCCTGATGACTATCATCAGATTTGTCCTGCCTTTACAGGATCATACGATTAAAAAGCTGCTTTTAATATTCTGGGAGATCGTTCCGAAAACTTCTCCCGATGGCAAGCTCCTTCAGGAGATGATTTTAGTCTGCGATGCGTATAGGAAGGACTTGCAGCATCCAAATGAATTTGTCAGGGGATCGACTCTCAGGTATTAATCTGGTACATGGATGAAGTATTCTTGACTGAAGTATAAACAAGTGTAAGAGTTTCGTATCTTTCAGATTCCTTTGTAAATTGAAAGAGCCGGAGCTTTTGGAGCCACTGATGCCTGCGATTATTACTTGTTTGGAGCACAGACACTCCTACGTCAGACGCAATGCTGTGCTGGctatttttacaatttatagGAACTTCGAGTTTCTCATTCCCGATGCCCCAGAATTAATAGCCAAATACTTAGAAGGAGAACAGGACATGTCTTGTAGGAGAAACGCATTTTTGATGCTACTGCATGCTGATCAGAACAAGGCGCTGGCTTATCTAGCCGCTTGTTTGGACCAAGTGCCCAGCTTCGGTGATATATTGCAGCTGGTTATTGTTGAACTAATCTACAAGGTATGTCCATGCATTAAAATTGTTTCCCACTTAACCACACATGAACGACACCAGACCAACGTCGATGTACAGTGATGCTTATGTCTGTTAAGTGGGTGTTAGCCTTTAGAATGTTTCTTACCTGATTTAACGAATGTGTTTATACTTATAGGTGTGTCTAGCAAATCCGTCAGAAAGAGCACGTTTCATTAGATGCATTTATAGTTTATTGAACTCCCCGAGTGCCGCTGTGCGTTACGAAGCAGCTGGTACCTTAGTGACACTGTCTAACGCTCCTACAGCGATCAAGGCCGCAGCCTCCTGTTACATTGAGCTGGTTGTCAAAGAAAGCGACAACAACGTTAAGCTAATCGTGCTCGATCGTTTGATCGCGATGAAGGAGAGCCCTATTTACGAAAGAGTCCTCCAAGATCTAGTTATGGACGTGCTTAGAGTTCTAGGTACATTTCGACAAGATAAAGGAACCGTGTTGCAATAGTCAAAACATCACTAAAAGTATTATCGCTTCAGGTTCGCCAGCCTTAGAAGTCAGAACTAAAACGTTAGCTTTGGCCATGGACTTGGTAACCACTCGCACGATAGAGGAGATGGTTCAGCTCCTGAAAAAGGAAGTATTAAGAACTGTTGGCGGGGAACACGAGGACGCCGGCAGATACAGGCAGCTCCTCGTGCGAACGTTGCACGCCTGCTCCATCAAATTCTCAGACGTTGCGGCTACGGTGATTCCTGTGTTGACAGACTTCCTGTCAGAGAACAACGAAGCCGCGGCGACAGATGTTCTGGTGTTCGTCCGTGAAGCTATTCAGAGATTCGAGAACCTTAGACCGCTCATTGTCGAAAAGCTACTTGAAGTAAGTATCTCTAAACAGGAATTCCTACCGGTTATTTTTTCGGTTTTCTTATTTCATTGCGATAcgattttcagaatatttttagaCATAGATTAGGAACCTATATGCATGATATTGACATTGTTGTAATACCGAAAGTAAGGTGTATAGATTTTGTAGGAATTGTGGGTGAATGGGAGTGATCTTTGAAAGAACTATAGTTGCTCCGATATCCTCCAATTACGCTTCCAGCCTTAATGCCAGGAAATACTTTCCCGTGCAGGTATTCCCACATATCAGATCGGTAAAGGTACACAGAGCGGCTCTATGGATTTTGGGCGAGTACACTACAACAAAGGAAGACATCGAAGCCTTCATGAGTCGCATACGAGCTGCCTTAGGCGAATTACCACTACTAGAGACAGAGAACAAGCGTCAAGCTGGAGAGAAGTCGGATGATGGAAACACTCCAACCGCTCCAGCACAGTTGGTCACGTCGGACGGAACTTATGCGACCCAGAGTGCATTCAGCGCTGCATCTACCAGTACGTATCGTTTTAAACTCTTTGCACACTCGGCTGTCTACTCTAAGCCAAACGTTCAAGTGCACAGAGTTGATATTTTAGCGCGGTAGGTGAGTTGATTTACATCTTGAAATTGTTTTATCCAGGCAACAAAGAAGAGAAACGTCCAGCACTGGTTCAGTACATGATGGACGGCGACTTCTTCATCGGCGCATCCTTAGCCACGACCTTAACCAAATTAGCACTTCGCTACAAGGGCCTCGAGGAGGATCTCCAAAAGAGGAACCGCATGCAAGCCGAGTCGATGTTGATAATGACCACCGTGTTGCAATTAGGTCGCTCAGGTTTACCCGCGAAGGCAATGACACACGACGACGCTGAACGGTTGTCTCTGTGTTTGAGATCTCTAGCCTGTCCCACACCACTTGTTCAAAAGGTGTTCACCGAGGGCTGTCGCGAAGCACTCGGCAGAATGTTGACGGCTAAAGCGGAGGAGGATTCGCAGAATCAGAAGGTATTCGATGGCAGCAACTGTTTTCTCATAGAACAGTATTACAAATTCACATTTCAATTTCCACAGGCTAAAGAGAAGCCCGGTAGCACAGTCCAGGTGGATGATGCTATACAGTTCCTGCAGTTGAGCCGTGGATCGGATCTAACGGGTGGAGCTGGCGACATGTTCGAGCAGAGTCTTAGCGCTGCCGTTGCCGGAAGACCCGGTGCTAGCGGAGATGCACCAGCTCCCAGTGCTTTGAGCAAGGTCACCCAGTTAACCGGCTTCTCGGATCCAGTTTACGCGGAAGCCCTGGTCCATGTTAATCAGTACGACATCGTGCTAGATGTATTAATTGTGAACCAGACCGAGGACACTCTTCAAAACTGCACTCTGGAGCTGGCGACGATGGGCGATCTGAAACTTGTCGAGAGGCCGCAGCCCATAGTGCTCGCTCCGAGGG carries:
- the Betacop gene encoding coatomer subunit beta; translated protein: MSAVAEQPCYTLINIPTDTEPLNELQLKQDLEKGDVHTKIDALKKTIHMILSGERLPGLLMTIIRFVLPLQDHTIKKLLLIFWEIVPKTSPDGKLLQEMILVCDAYRKDLQHPNEFVRGSTLRFLCKLKEPELLEPLMPAIITCLEHRHSYVRRNAVLAIFTIYRNFEFLIPDAPELIAKYLEGEQDMSCRRNAFLMLLHADQNKALAYLAACLDQVPSFGDILQLVIVELIYKVCLANPSERARFIRCIYSLLNSPSAAVRYEAAGTLVTLSNAPTAIKAAASCYIELVVKESDNNVKLIVLDRLIAMKESPIYERVLQDLVMDVLRVLGSPALEVRTKTLALAMDLVTTRTIEEMVQLLKKEVLRTVGGEHEDAGRYRQLLVRTLHACSIKFSDVAATVIPVLTDFLSENNEAAATDVLVFVREAIQRFENLRPLIVEKLLEVFPHIRSVKVHRAALWILGEYTTTKEDIEAFMSRIRAALGELPLLETENKRQAGEKSDDGNTPTAPAQLVTSDGTYATQSAFSAASTSNKEEKRPALVQYMMDGDFFIGASLATTLTKLALRYKGLEEDLQKRNRMQAESMLIMTTVLQLGRSGLPAKAMTHDDAERLSLCLRSLACPTPLVQKVFTEGCREALGRMLTAKAEEDSQNQKAKEKPGSTVQVDDAIQFLQLSRGSDLTGGAGDMFEQSLSAAVAGRPGASGDAPAPSALSKVTQLTGFSDPVYAEALVHVNQYDIVLDVLIVNQTEDTLQNCTLELATMGDLKLVERPQPIVLAPRDFASIKANVKVASTENGIIFGNIVYDVSGAGSDRSVVVLNDIHIDIMDYIVPATCTDAEFRQMWAEFEWENKVSVNTTLSDLREYLAHLLKSTNMRCLTPEKALSGQCGFMAANMYAKSIFGEDALANMSIEKPLNKPDAPVVGHIRIRAKSQGMALSLGDKINSTQKGPQSKVVQAA